The DNA sequence AGTCAAGCATCCACTTGACTTGAAAACAAGAGTAAGGTGACTGCAGATAAAGTCAAAACTATTGTGGGTTTTCAAATCCTATTTGAGTAATCTCTCCCCACAGCTACAGGCGCTGACCACGCTTTCCACTTCTCATTCATCCAGTGTCAGTCAGTCAGAGTCAGTCAGCCTGTGAGTGTCCCAATGTCAATTAATCCGCCAATCATTGCCAGTCATTGTCCACCAGCCAGTGACGgtcagtcagtcattcagtctcAACTAGTGTCTGACAGTGTCAATCAATCAGTGTCAGTCAGCCAGTcagtatcagtcagtcagtcacctTCTTAATCAGTGTCTGTCCATTAGTGTCAATCAATCACTGTcagtcaggggcttccctggcagtccagtggttaagacttcaccttccaaagcagagagtacaggttcgatccccagtcagggagctaaaattccatatgtctcatggccaaaaagccagaacataaaaaaacagaagcaatattgtaacaaattcaacaaaaactttaaaaaatggcccacatccaaaaacaagaaacttACAAGAACAATCGATGTCAGTCAGTCAGCCAGTCAATAAGGACAGCACTCAGCTGGCTTCTGAGCACCGTGCCTGTTTGCCTCTATTTACCCAGCACCTTTCCTGTTTCTGATTATGAAGACAGGTGTGCCCTGCCTCCATGAGGACATTTAGGGGACCTGTTTCCCCAGGAATCCAGAACAAAGCAATTGCCAAGCTGGGTCAGGCCCTCAGCCCTCATTTTCAGCCCAGCCATAAGCTGCTGGGCGGAGCTGCCATGATTCTGAGAGCTTCCTGAGGGCATCAGCTGAGAAGTAAGTGACTGAGAGGGAACCAGGTCGCCTTTGACTCTGAGGAGCCGCTTCCTCCCCCGCCGGGGTTCTGGCAGTCTCTCACCTAACTACTCACCTGGCCGCAGTCCCAGGACTGGCAGGACAAACACCATGATACCTCAGGCGCTGTGGCAGCAGGCCCTCGCCACTTCCTCCCACAGAAAGCTCTGCTCTCTGCTGTCTGTGGATGTGACTAATGGGGATAGAATAAACAGCAGCTTCTTTCTTGGGTAGGGCCATCGTTGAGGGTACTCGAGGGTGAGGCTGTTCTGAGCCCTGAGGCACAGGGACCTTCCTCAGTGCAGACCCAGTGTGTTCACCATCTCTTGCTTGTAGAAAATGCCCTAGTCTCCAAGGCTTCCCTGAGTCCCAAAGAACAGACTCAAAGCAGTTAGTGACTTTTGTTGTtctttggtcactcagttgtgtctgactcttttgtgaccccatggactgtagttccccaggctcctctgtccatggaattcttcaggcaagaatactggagtcggttgccatttccttctccaggggatcttcccaacccaagagtcgaatccacatctcctgcattgcaggtgcattctttaccactgagtcactgaaaaAGCagtcaactcaaaaaaaaaaaataatgataacctAAATAATAGATCAGCTGTAAAAGAATCATAAGACTTCTAGTTTTCCTTGAGGGATACAGACAACCTTCTGATCACACTTTTTAAGTTGTTTTCACAGAAGCCAGGATCCCACCAGGTGAAAATTGCTGATTACAAACAGGTGGATCCTAGACGAGCTGAACTGGTAGTCTGATGACTGAGATTTTGAAAACACCACACTGTTACCTCATCACCAACCAATCAAAAATTTGTCTAATGTTGCCTTTTAAAACGCTTACCTGAAAGCCATTGGGGAGTTTGGGTGTTTTGAGCATCagctgcccattctccttgcCTGGCTCCATCCAATAAAACTGTACTTTCTTTCCCTACAACCCAGTTTCAGtatgggcttccccagaggctcagtggtaaagaatctgtctgtaatgtagGAGCTACAGGacactcgggttcgatccctaggttaggaagatcccccggagaaaggaatggcaacccactctactattcttgcctggagaatcccaggaggaTTCTGGGATTCTGAGGAGCCTGGgttctagtccatagggtcacaaagagtcggacacgactcaagcgacttagcacggACAGTTTCAGCAGATTGGCTTTCCTGTGCATCGGGTATTTGCTTTGTCTGACTGGACACTGTCCCCACTTGTTTGATGGAAGCTCTGACCATCTCCATCAACTCCCCACAAACCTTGTGGATTCAGGTATGAGCTGACAATCAGTGTGCCCCCTCACTCTGCCCACAGGTGGACCTGAGGCCCAGCTAGACCAAGGGCAGAACTTCTAGGCAACCGGTTGGGGTGGACATGTGATCCAAGCCCGACCAATCAGAATTCTTCCCAAAAGTTTTCTGAGGCTGCCTCTTGAGTCCTTTAGCCAGAAGGATACGTGCCTGTGTGCCAACAGAATGGCTTTCATTatgtgctatgtgctaagtcatttcagtcgtgtctgactctttgtgaccctatggaccgtagcccaccaggcttctctgtccatggggttctccaggcaagaacactggagtgggttgctgtttccttctccttcaTTGTGTAGGTAAGTCCTTAAAAGGAGAGGGTAATTCCACATATGGAAGACAACAGATGAGAGAGTCCTGACAGGGTTCAAGCCCCTAATTTCAGCCCCATTGTTGCCCCCATCCTAGCTCCCACCTTTAGGTTTGTGAGCAGTGCTTGTGAAAAACCACCTCACCTGATACCAATGAGTGTGACTGCTGCCCTGTTAGAGCCATCCCTACCTACATCTCCTATGCACTTGCAAGTGGCTGATCCAGTGTGTGGTTTGCCCAAGCCTCCCAACTTCTCTTCTTCAGCCCCTTGCATCAGAGGTGGGCACTTAGAAGGTCTTGTTTCAATGCTTAGTTGGCAATGTCttgatattcttttatatatatatagtatttacttatttatttatggctgtgccagATCCttgttgctgctcatgggctttctctagttgcagtgattggggtctactctctagttgcagtgtgcaagcttctcattgcggtggcttctcttgtggcagagaaCAGGTTCTAGAGCACGctggcttcggtagttgtggcacacaagcttagttaccttgcagcacatgggacctcagttcccggaccagggatcgaacctgggtcccctacattggcaggcggaccaccagggaagtcccgatgtCTTGAAATTCTTGATCACTTTTAAACACAGAGCCCTGCTTTTTGATTTTGTGTATGCCTCACAGGTTAATTTTGCACGGGGTCACAGTCCCTCCTGGTGGGATTTGTGATTCCACTTTATTGCTCCAGTTCCCAGAGCTCACTCTTCCATCACCCACTCCTTAATGACCCTTCCATTCACCCCCTCCCCTATCCTGCTCTCCCCAACACGAGACTATTTTTCCCAGAGGCAGGGAGTCATACCTGTGCCCGCTTGCAGTTGGCTTCTTGCTCCCCGTCCAAGCTCTGTGTAAAATCTTGAGAGCAGGGATTCACTTGATCTAGAACAATGCTGACATGAGTGGCTTCTCTTGCATCTACCCCTCAACCTCCAGAATTCTGTGATTGTCTCAAACCACCTCCTAGAGGCGTCTGGGAAAGCTACACCGTGTGGTTAAACATGGTCCAGCCCTGGGAGGCTCAGATTCAAGCGATGGAGAACTCTGCAGGTGTCCTCGGCAACAGCAAAGGCTGTCTCACCTTGGGCCTTGATGCTTCTCCTGGAAAAGGTGAATTCcagccctctcccacctcccctaaGGGAGAAATAACAGTAAAGCAACTATAGCCTCAGCCTTTACACGCACCGTATCTAACTTGAGAAGCCAGCCCTGGGCATGGGGGAGGTGGGAAGCTACCACAAGAGAAACTGATATGCAGTTTGACAATGGAGAGTCCAGGtgcaggaaaaaaatgatttattcttGGAACACAATAACAGCTATGCAACTAGGAACATTCTATTCACTCCCATCCCATTCATGTTTTGTGTCACAAAGACATACCAAGACTTTGGAAAAAATTCCAAAGGGGATTACATTGAAATATGCTGTTTCTCCACATGTTTTTGTGCTTGTCTTAATCACAGTGAACCAAATAAAATAGCTTTACAGCTTACTAAAACTCAAACTTGTCCTCAAAAGAAGCAGTTTAAACATTCCTCATTGTATATCGGCAACACAACAATTCCAAGTCAGGACACAGACCCAAGAGACAAAAGCAGCTCTACCAGAAAGCCTGTCTTGtcgaaaagaaaataaaaaccaccgTGAGGGAAATCCAATTTGTCTAGAAAGACTGGGTCTTTTTCAGGACCATGGTCTCAAAATACTAAGGTACAATTCTGTgtgtttcctctttggaaaaaaagaggCGAGGAAGAGATCTGACTGAAACCACACTAAGAATCTGGTTTAAAAAGATGAAAGGGTTTGCAGGAAATACATCATCTCTGTATCTCTAAAGGCAGCATTGACCATACTGAAGGGCACAGAAGCAGATTCTCCAGGGGAAACCCTGGTAGTGCTTGCCAGTCTGCAGTCTTGCTGGGGTCTGGGAGGTGGATTTCCACTGGGAGATGCCTCAGGTCTTCTCAAAAACAAAGCAGCCAAGATCTGTGAGTTGGACTGGTACCCCAGAGTGAATGGGTAGATGCCACCCAGAGCTGCCAGGGCTCCAGAGGACACAGGGCCTGCATCCTGGCAGCACTGCCTCATCTCTGTCTATGGCAAATAGGTAAGCCCTCCCCTTCCCAAACTCAAAGCAGTAGCTAGCTAGGAGAAACCTCATAGACTGAGAGGCTCATCCGAGCTCTCCTCAGATCCCCCTGGAGGTTTCTGAGCAAAAGTCCTAACTCACCAGGATTGGGCTCAGCTCTGAGGTGTGGCTCAGAAGGCTTGGCCAGTAGAGGGCCTGGGCTGGAAACTACCATGATGGACAGCTGGCTGAAAAACGAGGACACTTAGCCCTGAGTcaagtggggtgtgtgtgggtgtgagggCCCAGTGACCCGCCACACCTCCACAAACCAGCACAGTCACACAATCTCAGAGTGACAAGTAGGGTCCATACATGGAAGCTAGAACTCTGGGTTCCCCTCAGAGGTTAGAAACAGCTCATATGAAAACCTCCAGGTGCCAACATCTCCACTGGCCAACTGACGACAGATTTCACACTTGATCTGCTGCAATGAAATCCAAGGCCTTTTACCAGTTTTCCCCCTTTTGCCCATGTCCCACATTAAGTTCACATtgctctatgtgtgtgtgtgggctaaGTAGCTTCGTATAGACTTGTCCCACTCTATATGACCCTATGGGCCAGCCGgactcctctattcatggaagcCAAGAATATATATCACACTGGTAGCTAACAGAAGAATTTCCTACTTAGCCTGTTTAAGTGGGGTATGCTCTGCAATTTCCTATTTCACTCTATTTCAGGTGTCACTCACTAAATTGATCTTGTGACCAACTTAGGACTCCCAGTTGTAGCAGGACAAAAACAGCCATGGAGTGCTCTGGACAAAACCTTGGGGTCCTAGTGGGCATCCTAGTCTTCAGGCAGGAGAAATCACTCCTGCCACATAAGGTCAACCTTATTCTGCAGGACATGGACTTTCAGCAGCAACCCCTGTGTCATCAGTGAAGGTCATCAAGCGCCGCCATGGGCATCACAAAGGGTGATGAAGCTGGCCTCCTCCAGGAACTGACCATCTTTAAAGCAAAAGGGGCTGGCTCCACAGGGTGGGCCGGCCCAGGTGCCGGCTGATCTTCGCCACCAGCCCAGTTAGGGTACAAGGCAAGACTGGGTCATCACACGCGGTGGCTTCCACTAGCTCCTCAGCGCTTCCCCACGGGTTCACTGGACCTTTGGAATCTCTGGATGAGGAGCATGAGCCTGGCCACGTCGGAGAGCTCGGGGAACAGGGCCATGATGCTGTCCACCTCGTGGGGCGGGAAGATACTGCAGAGCGCGGTGCGCGCCCGGGCGCGCGCGCCCACCTCGCCAGCTACAGCCTGGGGAGCGGGCCTCAAGGGCCCCCCGAAGGCACCGTCGTCCCAGTCCGACTCGGCCCAGGCCGAGCGGCCCGGGAGCTGGCCAGAGCCTGGAGGAAGGACCCACGGGTCGCCCGGCTGCTGGCGCGGGGAGCGCCGGTCGCTCTGCGGGGCGCAGGCGCCATACCCACCCCGCAGGCCGGGCTGGCTCAGGAGGCCGGGTGGGGCTGGCAGGGGCGACAGGGACCCGGGTGCCACCCAATCGGGACCGCGCGGCCCGGGCGCGAGGCCACAGCCGGGACCCCGAGGGGGCACCCGGAGAAGCCCCGGGTCGTCGCTCAGGAAGAGCCGCGAGAAGCTGCTTTCGAGAGTCGCCACGCCCGCCGACCGCCGCGCGGGGGGCAGGCTGCGCGTGCCGGGCTCCCGGGGACCGGGCCGGGCGGCAGGGGCGTCCCGGGAGCCGCCCTGCTCCGCCAGGCTGGCCGCGTGCGCGCTCCCCCGCCGCTCCTCCTCGCCGCCCGCGCCCCGCCAGGCCCGCGTCTGAGCGCGGAGCTCGTCGGCCACCGCCAGCTGCGCCTGGTGCGGCCTCTCCGGGTGGTAGAACTTGCACTTGATGCCGTAGGTGCATTTCTTGCCTGGAAGGGAcagagtgggggtggaggggaggggctggtgagACCTTGAGTGAGGACTCCCGTGGGGTCCCGGCAGTGGCCGCCTCGCCCCGCCTGTCTTGTTGGCAATTCCTGGGGTGGAGGCCCCCAGGCCTGCTGCAGCCTTATAAGGTTTGGGGCGAGAGGAGGTGGAGGGCAAGAAGTGTCCTGGGGCGCCAACAAGACGGATGCAGGCGCAGCACTGTGCTCCTCGTGGTACTGGGCTCTGCATACGGTACCCCAGCCGTTACCAGCTCAAGGCAAGGTCTTGTCTACGGACTCCATAACCAGGAACTGAGACCAAATCTCTGGGTCCAGTGACCTTCAGCCTCTACTTCCGCAGGGATCCTGTGGATCCTGCCACCCTCGGAGGTGTAGAGTAGGTACATATGGATGGGCCTCCACTGCTAACTtggtttcctccctccctccaccctccggGTCTCCCTGCCCCCCGCCACCCTCTGTGGCCCACATCCCTTGTGCCAACCCTTGCCCTCTTCCTTATAGACTGTTTTAACAGAGATGATCAAATAATTTATCATCCAACCAGGGCCGTTCTGAGAGTGGAAGGGAGAAGAACGGGCCaccagaatgtgtgtgtgagcaccTTAATTCTAACAAGAAATGACTTTCAGTATCacttagtgaaagtcactcagtcgtgtccacctctttgcgaccccatggactatagagtctatggaattctctaggccagaatactggagtgggtagcctttcccttctccaggggatcttcccaacccaggcattgagcccaggtctcccgcattgcaggcggattctttaccacctgagccacaagggaagccccttcagtATCACTTAAGGTGTCCTTAACTTTTATAGGCACAAAGAAACGAGACCTGGGTACATTAAATAACTTGTCAAAACAAGCTAGCAAAAGAACTGGCTAGAAGGCTGGTGTCCCTGGAGGGCTCTGGGATAGAATCCTCAATTCTTAGTGGATAGCACCAACCAAAGTCTCCTACCAACCAAAGCAGGAGGGTAGGGGAGACTGTGGGGCAGGATGGGGGCACAAGGCGCCAGGGGAAGGGCCTGAGAAAGGAGAGCTTCGGGGTGCACACAGATAGCAATCCTGCTTCCTGGACGTGGCTTTGTCTGTGGGTGACCCCTGCATCCAGCCCTCACAAGCCTTATGCAACAGGCGTCTGGGATGGCAGTTCATCATTACAATGACAATAATTACAGCTTTCTGAGTGCCATCCAGAGAGGTTCAGTtacctgcccagggtcacacagctgactAAGGGCAGAATCCGGACTACAGCCCACACTGCTGACCATCAAACATCTCATCAGGATGAAGCTCTGGTTCTCTCTTAGGCATCTGCTTAATTTCACAAATCTTAACAGGCCTATTTTTAGCAATATACTACACATCAGACACAATAACAACCTTCTCATCCGTTACACACATTTGCCAAGACGTGAATTACGGATGAATCATGTGATCTATACATCCAAACGGAGCCTTCATATATTCTTCATCTGCTTATTAATACACATAGGATGTGGCCTATATTACCTTACATCTTTCTAGAAACATGAAATACCGGAACCCAGGCCAGCACTTCTGACCTGAACAGGGCCCACAGAGGGGGGCGCTACCCACCGTAGGGGCAGTGCTGCCAGGACGGCTCTGGGGGCTTTGGCTTCCTGCTCAGAAAGTTGCTCAAGGTGGGTCCCCGACGGCCCAGGGGGTCATCAGGAGGCATGAACCTGGAAAACAAGCATGGGGGTGGGTGACTGCAAGCCTCCCAGAAACTCACCACtggcagctgggggagggggcggaggcAGCAGCAGGCCTGGCCTCTCGGTTCCGGGCTCTTTCTCCCACCCGGGAGTTGCCGCGTGTCAGAGACGCGCAGCCTTTGTCCACACTGACCAGTACAGAGCCCAGCATGGACAGCTCCCAGGACAGTGGCCCCGGGCCCCGTCCAGGTGTTTCTCCTGCTGAGTCAGCAGCGTCAGACTCACTCAGCAGCTCTTCGAAAAAGGCAGGCTCCAGGCGTCACAAGAGACCTACTTAAACAGAAGCTCGGGCTgttcaggaatctgcattttaacaatttCCCAGGTGGATTTTAGCCACTGAAGTTGAAATAGCAGTGCACCAGGTCTCCCCGGAACTTAGTCTGAAAGCGGTTCTATGCTGCCTTCCAGAGTCCTCAATGGATGGCTAGAGACCTCCGTGGGGCCACAAACGGCCTCTCATCTTGTGAATTTCATTTCTCGCGTGTCACCCCACAGCTCTGGGCCTCTCCGGTGCAGGATAAAAAATTTACAGAGTCTGAAAGGCCAGTCAGCGGGTCAGTGAGGCAGAGGATACAGGTGCGGCCTgggctccaccccaccccccaaaaacctgggggctgggggggaaTGTCACTCTGTCACTCTCTGACACCACCCTGCCCCCTGCCGGCCCCTTCCCTTCCCAGGCATTAAGGAAAAAGGGAACATATCCACAGAGCCCAGGGCTCAAGGGGGAAAACATTTCTCAGAAGGAAAACTCCCTCATTTAGCAcaacccatttttttttatatgaatgCTTTCATTCCCAGGAGACACTAGAAGGTCATACAAAGGTTTCACTAGAGAGGGTGTGGATTCTAATTGGGGGCCTGTTTTTACAGACTGGCTTCCCCCTAAGAGTGGAGGGTCATGCTGGGGTCCCACCCTGCAGACCACATCCACCAGGCCGGCCCTGAGCTGGGCGATCCCCGGCCGAGAACAGCCTCTGTGGCTGAGATCCCAGCTACACAGCCGGCTTCTCAGAGTTGGGCCCTGACCAAGAATCCGGGGAGCCACCCAGTGCAGTTATTAAAAGTTCCCTGAGGCTTCACCTCCTGCTCTTTCCTGGGCCTCACAGCCGGGAGCTGGGCCAAGACGGCCCTGTGGACATGCCCTGGGTGCGGGGAGGGCGTCCTTGCCCTCGGGCAGGCGGCAGGCTCTGCACTCTGGCAGCTGGGGACCTCCGGGCAGGCCCTGAGCGGAGGCCAGTGCGTCAAGAGGACTTGGCCTGGACCCCGGGCTGTCGCCAGGCCAGAGGCGGCCATGATCCATCAGACCTCAGTGAGGATTTTCTGGATCCCATGATAACCAGCCATGCCAGATTTCCTCCAGGGCGGAGCCAGAGAGAGGGAGCTGCCAGCCTTGTGAATGTGGACATGACCATGGGGGTTACTGCAGGGTAGCTGCTATGACCATCTGCCCTGGGGCTTAGGAGCTAACCTCTGCCTCCTTTGCTGTGAGTCTGGGGGTAGTGGGGGCACCAGCACCCCTCTAGAGGCACATGTCCCGGCCTGACCTAAGAATAACCACAGCTTCTACGGGGTACAGGCCTCTCTGATCCTCCAGATCACCTAAGAGGTAAGAGTGACTAGTCAGCgcgtgcgtgctgagtcgcttcagtcgtgtctggctctttgagaccacgtggactgcagcccaccaggctcctctgtccgtgggattctccgggcaagaatactggagtggatagccacttccttctccaggggatcttcctgacccagggatagaacccgcatctcttatgcctcctgcattggcaggtgggttctttaccactagcgccacctgggaagcctcttgaCTAAACCAAAGTGTGGTAAGTTCAAGGTGAAGAACGCTCAGCCCAGTGAGGTTGAGAGTTCGCCCACCGCACGCAGCCGGTAAATGGCAGCGCCTCAGCTTGAAACCTCATCTGCTGCTGCCAGGTCTTTGCACCACACacccagccccccaggctccaggCTCAAGAGTTGGTCTGCTGCCTGCAGGCATCCTGATACAGCGGCAATGTGGCCTGTCTGTCCCCAgcttcccttccccagggctgcAGCCAGGGACAGTCGCTCACTATCTACAACTATTCCTAGCCATTGGGTGCCCACATGTGCCAGGCTGGCTGGGGGCCATGCCAGATAACACACATACAcgccctgccctcacagagctggGCAGCTTGTCCTCGACCACATTCCTAACAGCCAAGGAGAGAGCCAGGAATGAGGACCGAGCTGTCATCCCTGGAACAGAAATTGAGATGGGAGCCGTGCCCTCCCACACCTTGTCCCACCCTGTGGCCACGCCCAcccggccaggctcctcccctttccctctcaaCCCGCGGGCCGTGGACCAGCCATTACTCCTCCCACCGTAGCTCTGCCAGGAGGCCCTTGTCCTGCACCTGTTGTCTGGCCCGTGCCTTGTGACCCTGACCACACCCTCCCCGTCCCACCCACCGCCCTGTCGCTGGTTGGTCCAGGGTGGACCTGACCCAGGGCGGGCAGATGAAATCAATCAGATTCTCTGGAAAATGTCCACCAAGCCGTATGAGGACAGTCAGTTCTAAGGTCTTAACAGCCCTAAAGAAAAGAGGACGTTGCCCGTGCCTGGACACCTGTCAGGCAACTGGGTGCTGGGTCAGCCGGATGTGGCCGTGGGAACAGAAAGGTCACAGGCAGTGGGGACAAAACAGCCCCAAGGGGAAAGCTGGTCGCGAAACAGAGGAGAACCGAGAGGGCGACAGAGATGGTGGAGGAGGGTTGTCTTAGAGCCCCGCGGGCCCGAGCTAGTTGGGATGGTTTCTGCCAGTCACCGCCTCCGCCCCACGCACCCCTGGACCCCGTGGGCCCCACGTACCGATCGTTGACAAAGGAGAACATAAGCAGCCTCTGCTCGATGAACCACTTCCACTCGGGGTTCTCACTCTGCAGGTCGCGGTAGTTGTCGTTGGAGACGATGACGCCGTCCTGCTCGTAGGCCAGCTTCACGATGTAGCGGTCGTCATAGCACACCACGCGCTTGCCGCTCACCTTGCGGGACGGCGTGTACACCAGCACCGCCTGCCTCTCCAGCTCCTCCAGCACGTGCTGCTCTGCAGACCGCAGGGGGGGCGCATGGAGCGTCTTCTCCGGGTGGGGGGATTCCCCACCCCCAGAACCAGCCTCAGA is a window from the Cervus canadensis isolate Bull #8, Minnesota chromosome 33, ASM1932006v1, whole genome shotgun sequence genome containing:
- the ZC3H12D gene encoding probable ribonuclease ZC3H12D; protein product: MERSSKMEFFQKLGYSREDVVRVLGKLGADALVNDVLQELIQTGSRPSAHEGSAAPLLVPRGSCGTPDSAQCGLGADPGEDSGGPASSLRPIVIDGSNVAMSHGNKEVFSCRGIQLAVDWFRDRGHSCIKVFVPSWRKEPPRPDSPIREQHVLEELERQAVLVYTPSRKVSGKRVVCYDDRYIVKLAYEQDGVIVSNDNYRDLQSENPEWKWFIEQRLLMFSFVNDRFMPPDDPLGRRGPTLSNFLSRKPKPPEPSWQHCPYGKKCTYGIKCKFYHPERPHQAQLAVADELRAQTRAWRGAGGEEERRGSAHAASLAEQGGSRDAPAARPGPREPGTRSLPPARRSAGVATLESSFSRLFLSDDPGLLRVPPRGPGCGLAPGPRGPDWVAPGSLSPLPAPPGLLSQPGLRGGYGACAPQSDRRSPRQQPGDPWVLPPGSGQLPGRSAWAESDWDDGAFGGPLRPAPQAVAGEVGARARARTALCSIFPPHEVDSIMALFPELSDVARLMLLIQRFQRSSEPVGKR